Proteins encoded within one genomic window of Halorussus salilacus:
- a CDS encoding ornithine cyclodeaminase family protein, whose protein sequence is MTDTLFLTSEEVSGLATPAEYVEAVNEGYRQRGEGAPAHPRTKLTNSEPPGMLTGYSAVLPETGAMGGYMYSAGFGAEDAWFVTPVFDAETGEPLALLDGASMNPFKTGAAGAVGVDALAREDSRTLGLVGSGSQARGQLRAAATVRDFESVWVYSPTKESRESFAAEMNEQLDASVAAVASSAAAVEEADVVITATTASEPVFDGDLLAEGTHVTAMGQYHPNKRELDATTIERATYVPDLRERVTQDAGAFIAAVEEGVVSEDHVHAELGDVVAGNAPGRESEEDITVFDSGGTAIETVAAAHMLYEKAREEGLGSEISFAPASEALTGR, encoded by the coding sequence ATGACCGACACCCTGTTCCTGACGAGCGAGGAGGTTTCCGGACTCGCGACGCCCGCCGAGTACGTCGAGGCGGTCAATGAGGGCTACCGCCAGCGCGGCGAGGGCGCGCCCGCCCACCCCCGGACGAAGCTCACGAACTCCGAGCCGCCGGGAATGCTGACGGGCTACTCGGCCGTGCTCCCCGAGACCGGCGCGATGGGCGGCTACATGTACTCCGCGGGATTCGGCGCGGAGGACGCGTGGTTCGTGACGCCGGTCTTCGACGCCGAGACCGGCGAACCCCTCGCGCTGTTGGACGGCGCGAGCATGAACCCCTTCAAGACCGGGGCAGCGGGCGCGGTCGGCGTCGACGCCCTCGCGCGCGAGGACTCCAGGACGCTCGGTCTCGTCGGGAGCGGGTCGCAGGCCCGCGGGCAACTCCGCGCCGCGGCGACCGTCCGGGACTTCGAGAGCGTCTGGGTGTACTCCCCGACCAAGGAGTCCCGCGAGTCGTTCGCCGCCGAGATGAACGAGCAGTTGGACGCCTCGGTCGCGGCGGTCGCGTCCAGCGCGGCCGCGGTCGAGGAGGCCGACGTGGTGATCACCGCCACGACCGCGAGCGAACCGGTCTTCGACGGCGACCTGCTCGCGGAGGGCACCCACGTCACCGCGATGGGCCAGTACCACCCCAACAAGCGCGAACTCGACGCGACCACCATCGAGCGCGCCACGTACGTCCCGGACCTCCGCGAGCGCGTCACGCAGGACGCCGGAGCCTTCATCGCGGCGGTCGAGGAGGGCGTCGTCTCCGAGGACCACGTCCACGCCGAACTCGGCGATGTGGTCGCCGGAAACGCGCCGGGCAGGGAGTCCGAGGAGGACATCACGGTGTTCGACTCGGGCGGGACCGCCATCGAGACGGTCGCCGCCGCCCACATGCTCTACGAGAAGGCCCGCGAGGAGGGCCTCGGTTCCGAAATCTCGTTCGCACCAGCGAGCGAGGCGCTCACGGGGCGATAA
- a CDS encoding presenilin family intramembrane aspartyl protease PSH, translated as MEDRTRVFAAAGFTVALFLLVQLGALALVEPFQRAGYQQVENPSDPTNSVVYVGAVLVLTAAMLAIIKLDVQWLLRAAIILTSGLLSWYVFSVLVPPWVVVPVGGAPVNLLAVGAAGAVSLALLVHPEWYVIDGAGVIIGAGAAGLFGISFGLLPAILLLGVLAVYDAISVYGTEHMLTLASGVMDLKIPVILVVPLTLSFSFLDEEDDERAESEGDEPDESADDAHPEAERPEITDRDAFFIGLGDAVMPSVMVASAAFFAPADPLVSGIALNLPALTAMVGTLAGLLVLIWMVMKGRAHAGLPLLNGGAIGGYLVGALASGMTLMQAVGL; from the coding sequence ATGGAAGACAGAACGCGCGTGTTCGCGGCGGCCGGGTTCACCGTCGCGCTGTTCCTGCTGGTCCAACTCGGCGCGCTCGCGCTGGTCGAACCCTTCCAGCGAGCGGGCTACCAGCAGGTCGAGAACCCCTCGGACCCGACGAACAGCGTCGTCTACGTGGGCGCGGTGCTGGTGCTGACAGCCGCGATGCTCGCGATAATCAAACTCGACGTTCAGTGGTTGCTCCGAGCGGCCATCATCCTCACCAGCGGCCTGCTCTCGTGGTACGTCTTCTCGGTCCTCGTGCCGCCGTGGGTGGTCGTCCCGGTCGGGGGTGCGCCCGTCAACCTCCTCGCGGTCGGGGCCGCCGGGGCCGTCTCGCTCGCCCTGCTGGTCCACCCCGAGTGGTACGTCATCGACGGCGCGGGGGTGATAATCGGGGCTGGCGCGGCCGGGCTGTTCGGCATCAGCTTCGGTCTGCTCCCGGCCATTCTCCTGCTCGGCGTACTCGCCGTCTACGACGCCATCAGCGTCTACGGCACCGAGCACATGCTGACGCTGGCGTCCGGCGTGATGGACCTCAAGATTCCGGTCATCCTCGTGGTCCCGCTGACCCTCTCGTTCTCCTTCCTCGACGAAGAGGACGACGAACGCGCCGAGAGCGAGGGCGACGAGCCCGACGAGTCGGCCGACGACGCCCACCCCGAGGCCGAGCGCCCCGAGATAACCGACCGCGACGCCTTCTTCATCGGTCTGGGCGACGCGGTGATGCCCTCGGTGATGGTCGCCAGCGCCGCCTTCTTCGCGCCCGCCGACCCCCTCGTGTCGGGCATCGCGCTCAATCTCCCCGCGCTGACCGCGATGGTCGGCACGCTCGCGGGACTGCTCGTGCTCATCTGGATGGTGATGAAGGGCCGGGCGCACGCGGGGCTTCCCCTGCTCAACGGCGGCGCAATCGGCGGGTACCTCGTGGGGGCGCTGGCGAGCGGGATGACGCTGATGCAGGCGGTGGGGTTGTGA
- a CDS encoding DUF3054 domain-containing protein, translating into MSNAVGTLVRPQLDRSTGTLGLALGDLVVLAGFLTLGSMNHGVDPATMTGRVAGTVAPFLIGWVVAAPLVGAYAPDATRTVGTAAVRASLAWIPAAAIGLALRSTDFFHGGSPWTFALVVTGVGLASFVAWRAAAAVLR; encoded by the coding sequence ATGAGCAACGCCGTCGGAACGCTGGTCCGCCCGCAACTCGACCGCTCGACGGGGACCCTCGGTCTCGCGCTCGGCGACCTGGTGGTGCTGGCCGGGTTCCTCACGCTCGGGTCGATGAATCACGGTGTCGACCCCGCCACGATGACGGGCCGAGTCGCCGGGACCGTCGCACCGTTCCTGATCGGGTGGGTCGTCGCCGCGCCGCTGGTGGGGGCGTACGCGCCCGACGCGACTCGGACGGTCGGGACCGCGGCCGTGCGGGCGTCGCTCGCGTGGATTCCGGCCGCGGCCATCGGTCTCGCGCTCCGCTCGACCGACTTCTTCCACGGGGGTTCGCCGTGGACGTTCGCGCTCGTCGTGACCGGCGTCGGACTGGCGTCGTTCGTGGCGTGGCGGGCCGCGGCCGCGGTCCTCCGGTGA
- the srp19 gene encoding signal recognition particle subunit SRP19: MVEKVLWPAYFDAEKSRNEGRRVAVEMAVEEPTVDEIAKAVQQVGYDAIIERDKAYSRENWTERGRVLVKNADDSSKNDLIQAVAAYVTALRD; encoded by the coding sequence ATGGTCGAGAAAGTCCTCTGGCCCGCGTACTTCGACGCGGAGAAGAGCCGGAACGAGGGCCGCCGGGTCGCTGTGGAGATGGCCGTCGAGGAGCCGACGGTCGACGAGATAGCCAAGGCGGTCCAGCAGGTGGGCTACGACGCGATAATCGAGCGCGACAAGGCCTACTCCCGGGAGAACTGGACCGAGCGGGGTCGGGTGCTGGTGAAGAACGCCGACGACTCCTCGAAGAACGACCTGATACAGGCGGTCGCCGCCTACGTCACCGCCCTGAGGGACTGA
- a CDS encoding HVO_A0114 family putative DNA-binding protein: MSDRNRTLHVRIASTEETRADLRERVRALERGESPDEMLVLNLHNEADLARIVRPTTLELLRTIARRDPQSMREVADMVDLDYKEVHRNLTELADLDVIRFEETGRSKRPVVEFDDIEVEIPVSSDSAETDTASA, from the coding sequence ATGTCCGACCGAAACCGCACACTTCACGTCCGTATCGCCTCCACCGAAGAGACCCGTGCCGACCTGCGCGAGCGAGTTCGCGCGCTCGAACGAGGCGAATCGCCAGACGAGATGCTCGTCCTCAACCTCCACAACGAGGCCGACCTCGCCAGAATCGTGCGTCCGACCACTCTCGAACTGCTCCGGACTATCGCCCGACGCGACCCCCAGAGCATGCGCGAGGTCGCCGACATGGTGGACCTCGATTACAAAGAGGTCCACCGGAACCTCACCGAACTCGCCGACCTCGACGTCATTCGGTTCGAGGAGACGGGTCGCTCGAAGCGACCCGTCGTGGAGTTCGACGACATCGAGGTCGAGATTCCGGTCTCCTCGGATTCGGCCGAGACCGATACCGCGTCGGCGTAG
- the btuC gene encoding vitamin B12 ABC transporter permease BtuC, with protein MRWGPRAASWSAGLVAALAVVVVASAALGPVKLDYVVVGKVLLNSLSVPAGLAVGERTLRVAGLALSVPAPAVEFAPLFRFAVPDTATTIVTTLRLPRIALGAVVGFALATAGVVMQGFFRNPMADPSIIGVSSGAAVGAVATIAVPVAVPVPLPVAAFLGAILAAFGVYLLATEDGRTPVATLLLAGVAVQTLLGAVVSYLMLQSGRGLRRAVYWLMGHLHLASWDDVTLVAPVALLGFLVLFAYARDLNVLLLGEEDAHALGVEVERTKRLLLAVASVVTGAAVAVSGVIGFVGLVVPHVMRLLVGPDHRVLLPTSALAGATFLVATDTVARSGAGELPVGIVTAFLGAPFFLYLLRTREVHAL; from the coding sequence ATGCGATGGGGTCCGCGCGCCGCGAGCTGGTCGGCAGGATTGGTCGCCGCGCTAGCGGTCGTGGTGGTCGCGAGCGCGGCGCTCGGCCCCGTCAAGCTCGACTACGTCGTGGTCGGGAAGGTCCTGCTGAACTCGCTCTCGGTCCCCGCGGGGCTCGCGGTCGGCGAGCGCACGCTCCGGGTCGCGGGACTCGCGCTCTCGGTCCCCGCGCCCGCGGTCGAGTTCGCGCCCCTGTTTCGCTTCGCGGTCCCCGACACCGCCACCACCATCGTCACGACCCTCCGACTCCCGCGCATCGCGCTCGGCGCGGTCGTGGGGTTCGCGCTCGCCACCGCGGGCGTCGTGATGCAGGGGTTCTTCCGGAACCCGATGGCCGACCCCTCCATCATCGGCGTGTCGTCGGGCGCGGCGGTCGGCGCGGTCGCGACCATCGCGGTCCCGGTCGCGGTGCCGGTCCCGCTCCCCGTCGCGGCCTTCCTCGGCGCGATACTCGCCGCGTTCGGAGTGTATCTGCTCGCGACCGAGGACGGCCGGACCCCGGTCGCCACCCTCCTGCTCGCGGGCGTCGCGGTCCAGACCCTCCTCGGGGCGGTGGTCTCGTACCTCATGCTTCAGAGCGGCCGGGGCCTCCGCCGGGCGGTGTACTGGCTGATGGGCCACCTCCACCTCGCCTCGTGGGACGACGTGACGCTGGTCGCCCCGGTCGCCCTCCTCGGATTCCTCGTGCTGTTCGCCTACGCCCGGGACCTCAACGTCCTCCTGCTCGGCGAGGAGGACGCCCACGCGCTCGGCGTCGAGGTCGAGCGCACCAAGCGCCTCCTGCTCGCGGTCGCCAGCGTCGTGACGGGCGCGGCGGTCGCGGTCTCGGGTGTCATCGGCTTCGTCGGCCTCGTGGTCCCCCACGTAATGCGCCTGCTCGTCGGCCCCGACCACCGGGTCCTCTTGCCGACCTCCGCCTTGGCGGGCGCGACCTTCCTCGTCGCGACCGACACGGTCGCCCGGTCGGGCGCGGGCGAACTCCCGGTCGGCATCGTCACCGCGTTCCTCGGCGCGCCCTTCTTCCTCTATCTCCTGCGAACCCGGGAGGTGCACGCGCTGTGA
- a CDS encoding class I SAM-dependent methyltransferase has product MTHAVGDTAFFDRLARRYDWFVPTPDAAEIRAGLDLADREIERVLDVGGGTGRGAGAVEDAERIVVDAAPGMAREARRKGFEAVLADAARLPFDADSVDAVLVVDALHHFGDPESALREAARVLRPGGVLVVREIDPTTLVGRLIAGGEHLWGFDSRFFAPDDLAERVGEAGLEARYRTQGFQYTVAGRAPRES; this is encoded by the coding sequence ATGACCCACGCCGTGGGCGACACCGCCTTCTTCGACCGCCTCGCGCGGCGCTACGACTGGTTCGTGCCGACGCCCGACGCCGCCGAGATTCGGGCGGGACTCGACCTCGCCGACCGCGAAATCGAGCGGGTGCTGGACGTCGGCGGCGGCACCGGCAGGGGCGCGGGCGCGGTCGAGGACGCCGAGCGAATCGTGGTCGACGCCGCGCCGGGGATGGCCCGCGAGGCCCGCCGGAAGGGGTTCGAGGCCGTGCTGGCCGACGCCGCCCGCCTGCCCTTCGACGCCGACAGCGTCGATGCCGTCCTCGTCGTCGACGCGCTCCACCACTTCGGCGACCCCGAGTCGGCCCTGCGGGAGGCGGCCCGCGTCCTCCGACCCGGCGGCGTGCTGGTGGTCCGCGAAATCGACCCGACAACCCTCGTGGGCCGCCTGATCGCGGGCGGCGAGCACCTCTGGGGGTTCGACTCGCGCTTCTTCGCGCCCGACGACCTCGCCGAGCGCGTCGGCGAGGCGGGCCTCGAAGCGCGGTACCGCACGCAGGGGTTCCAGTACACCGTCGCCGGGCGCGCACCGCGGGAATCATAA
- a CDS encoding H/ACA ribonucleoprotein complex subunit GAR1 — MQRLGEVVRTAQGLAIVRCPGEDHPDIGTEAVDEQLTSVGRVVDVFGPVARPYVAVSPDAGVALPTLLGEKLYAR, encoded by the coding sequence ATGCAGCGACTCGGCGAAGTCGTCCGGACCGCGCAGGGACTCGCAATCGTGCGGTGTCCGGGCGAGGACCACCCGGACATCGGGACCGAGGCGGTCGACGAGCAGCTCACCAGCGTCGGTCGGGTCGTCGACGTGTTCGGCCCCGTCGCTCGCCCCTACGTGGCCGTCTCGCCCGACGCGGGCGTCGCGCTCCCGACCCTGCTCGGCGAGAAGCTCTACGCGCGGTGA
- a CDS encoding PGF-CTERM-anchored ABC transporter substrate-binding protein: MKTKVTSVLAVLMLLTAGVAPVAAASGTSATQAECSFPATHTDATGTEVTVEESPERVTTLSPSAAQTMWELGAEEQVVGLTQYALYLDGADSRTNVSAAGNQTVSVEKVVSTDPDLVLAPNVIPNETVERLRDAGLTVYKTRFATSLDDIYAKTERIGELTGNCEAADETVASMRDRVETVEEAVENSESPRVFVSVGGGYTAGQGTFVSNMVEVAGGTNIAVEANVSGYKQISEEVIVEQDPEWIVQLGAYGVYPQTDAYNATTAVQNDQVTTVTNENISQPAPRVVNAIVQMAQAFHPEAYEEANATAETTTTTEATTTDEPTTTDATTDEPTTTEATTDEGAMAEETDTTTGASSDSSSDVPGFGVPAALAALAGAVLLARRY; the protein is encoded by the coding sequence ATGAAGACGAAGGTCACGAGCGTACTCGCGGTGCTGATGCTGTTGACGGCCGGTGTGGCTCCGGTCGCGGCCGCGTCCGGCACCAGCGCGACGCAGGCGGAGTGTTCGTTCCCCGCGACCCACACCGACGCGACGGGAACCGAAGTGACGGTCGAGGAGTCCCCCGAGCGGGTCACCACGCTCTCGCCGAGCGCGGCCCAGACGATGTGGGAACTCGGCGCTGAAGAGCAGGTCGTCGGACTGACCCAGTACGCGCTGTACCTCGACGGCGCTGACTCGCGCACCAACGTCTCGGCCGCGGGCAACCAGACCGTCAGCGTCGAGAAGGTCGTCTCGACCGACCCCGACCTCGTGCTCGCGCCGAACGTCATCCCGAACGAGACGGTCGAGCGCCTCCGGGACGCGGGCCTGACCGTCTACAAGACCCGGTTCGCCACCTCGCTCGACGACATCTACGCGAAGACCGAGCGCATCGGCGAACTCACCGGCAACTGCGAGGCCGCCGACGAGACCGTGGCGTCGATGCGCGACCGCGTCGAGACCGTCGAGGAGGCGGTCGAGAACTCCGAGTCGCCGCGCGTGTTCGTGTCGGTCGGCGGCGGCTACACCGCCGGGCAGGGCACCTTCGTGAGCAACATGGTCGAGGTCGCTGGCGGCACCAACATCGCGGTCGAGGCCAACGTCTCGGGCTACAAGCAGATCAGCGAGGAGGTCATCGTCGAGCAGGACCCCGAGTGGATAGTCCAGCTCGGCGCGTACGGCGTGTACCCGCAGACCGACGCCTACAACGCCACCACCGCCGTGCAGAACGACCAAGTCACGACGGTCACCAACGAGAACATCAGCCAGCCCGCGCCCCGGGTGGTCAACGCCATCGTCCAGATGGCTCAGGCGTTCCACCCCGAGGCGTACGAGGAGGCGAACGCGACCGCGGAGACGACCACCACCACCGAAGCGACGACCACAGACGAACCGACCACGACCGACGCGACGACTGACGAACCGACCACCACCGAAGCGACGACCGACGAGGGCGCGATGGCCGAGGAGACCGACACCACGACCGGCGCGTCGAGCGACTCGTCGAGCGACGTGCCCGGCTTCGGGGTCCCCGCGGCGCTCGCCGCGCTCGCGGGCGCAGTCCTGCTCGCACGTCGGTACTGA
- a CDS encoding toxin-antitoxin system TumE family protein, with amino-acid sequence MAGEDVLLTYTDKRPDGTVESVTVRQTDDETYPCGWKYRLHFGTTDGETILRYDNSHELTKGHERHVGDGETERTEEIDFPGMDALLERFVREVEERR; translated from the coding sequence ATGGCAGGCGAAGACGTTCTGCTGACCTACACCGACAAGCGACCCGACGGAACGGTCGAGTCGGTGACGGTTCGGCAGACCGACGACGAGACGTACCCCTGCGGATGGAAGTACCGCCTTCACTTCGGGACGACCGATGGAGAGACGATACTCCGGTACGACAACTCTCACGAACTGACGAAGGGACACGAACGACACGTCGGAGACGGCGAGACCGAACGAACCGAAGAAATCGACTTTCCCGGCATGGACGCGCTGTTGGAGCGCTTCGTCCGGGAAGTCGAAGAACGCCGGTGA
- a CDS encoding DUF7282 domain-containing protein, whose translation MQSTGHVVTVVLVAALLVASGAAAGVGPQQASADGSDADRRTAETGATDAPQLLAPTELGETDADESLGTDLAVQDDPPTPNERLQAAVAGVREGARLAEDQGATVTPDERRAAIRGAAAAAVQSQTASVTQIQRAARGAAHGSLVQSQEANVSQIQAATQGATAGTTRQVQAVSVAQIQGASYGAAHGSVAQHQRASVTQIQRVAEGASRGAARSAGAREVSAVGKIQEAAQGAAYGSLGTFGQVDQTQRVRVEQRQAAARGASSGALVQSQRADVKQVQVAALGAATGGVKERKRAPPRRVAAACRGAAIGGISQSQRVTVEQIQLAAEGASIGAIVQQQEANVRQVQSAAQGAARGVLVQISVVQIQVVNVVQIQVAARGAADGAVRSAVQNQVVNVRQVQSAAFGAARGGATVVQTQTVNVQQIQAATSGGAYGSLVQSQDASVTQIQAASRGAATGAIRSASQSQVVTVEQVQAAAQGAATGGISQSQTATVVQIQSASQGAASGAVVQTDALDAVTVEQVLAVSQGAATGAASSAAEEGIVTAQQIRATAQEGAAEASTVVAESPEIDPAELQEAASSAAATAAAELPDETPDETATTEATTETPEVTPTTTTEGTTEETATTTIGTTTEGTTEATTTTIGTTTEATTTTEPTTTEETTTEATTTEATTTEETTTEPTTQETTTEEPTTTPETTTEATTTEVEGVASVTFEDQTADDEVEVESAVLPEGGFVAVYDRNGEFAGVSEYLDPGEYEAVAVGLDRDFSDRQVMIAVPHRDTDGDEEFGFVDDAELDDPYLNETDDLVFDGAVVDFGGEAAATTTADLPTTEVPAEPDETTTAEETTDTPTLEETRETTTTEAVTETTDLPEETTTEEITETTTTEETTTEEITETTTTEDTTTEETTTTQATPTTEETTTTQATTTTEETPELTPTPQETPTEAPPEDEVFANVTFENQTADDEVEVESAVVPDGGFVAVYDPFGEFAGVSEYLEPGEYEEVAVELDRDLSGQQAMIAVVHNDTDRDEEFDYVDTDGAEDLPYLNETDELAFDGAVVDFGGEEVATTTADLPATVEPGTAAAAESRSSPTAPAEPGALLGVVGFAGAAVLFARSARR comes from the coding sequence ATGCAATCGACCGGACACGTCGTGACCGTCGTTCTCGTCGCCGCCCTGCTCGTCGCGTCGGGCGCGGCCGCCGGAGTCGGTCCCCAGCAGGCCAGCGCCGACGGCTCCGACGCCGACCGCCGGACCGCCGAGACCGGGGCGACCGACGCACCGCAACTACTCGCTCCGACCGAACTCGGCGAGACCGACGCCGACGAGAGTCTCGGCACCGACCTCGCCGTCCAAGACGACCCGCCGACGCCGAACGAGCGACTGCAGGCCGCGGTCGCGGGCGTGCGCGAAGGCGCACGCCTCGCGGAGGACCAGGGCGCGACCGTCACGCCCGACGAGCGCCGCGCCGCGATTCGCGGCGCGGCGGCGGCCGCGGTCCAGTCCCAGACCGCCAGCGTGACCCAGATACAGCGGGCCGCTCGCGGGGCGGCCCACGGCTCGCTGGTCCAGTCTCAGGAGGCGAACGTGAGCCAGATTCAGGCCGCGACGCAGGGAGCGACCGCGGGGACGACCCGACAGGTCCAGGCCGTGAGCGTCGCCCAGATACAGGGCGCGTCGTACGGCGCGGCCCACGGGTCGGTCGCCCAACACCAGCGAGCCAGCGTGACCCAGATACAGCGGGTCGCGGAGGGGGCGTCCCGCGGCGCGGCCCGCTCGGCGGGTGCCCGCGAGGTGAGCGCGGTCGGCAAGATCCAGGAGGCCGCGCAGGGCGCGGCCTACGGGTCGCTCGGGACGTTCGGGCAGGTGGACCAGACACAGCGCGTCCGGGTCGAACAGCGACAGGCGGCCGCGCGGGGCGCGTCCAGCGGCGCGCTGGTCCAGTCCCAGCGCGCCGACGTCAAGCAAGTGCAGGTCGCCGCGCTCGGCGCGGCCACGGGCGGGGTCAAAGAGCGCAAGCGAGCGCCGCCGCGGCGCGTCGCGGCGGCCTGCCGGGGCGCGGCCATCGGGGGCATCAGCCAGTCCCAGCGGGTGACGGTCGAGCAGATTCAGCTCGCGGCCGAGGGGGCGTCCATCGGAGCCATCGTCCAGCAACAGGAGGCGAACGTCCGACAGGTCCAGTCGGCCGCGCAGGGGGCGGCCCGCGGCGTGCTGGTCCAGATCTCGGTGGTCCAGATTCAGGTCGTCAACGTCGTCCAGATACAGGTCGCCGCGCGGGGCGCGGCCGACGGCGCGGTCCGGTCGGCGGTCCAGAATCAGGTCGTGAACGTCCGGCAGGTCCAGTCGGCGGCGTTCGGCGCGGCCCGGGGCGGAGCGACCGTCGTCCAGACCCAGACGGTCAACGTCCAGCAGATTCAGGCGGCGACGAGCGGCGGGGCCTACGGCTCGCTGGTCCAGTCCCAGGACGCGAGCGTGACCCAGATTCAGGCGGCCTCGCGGGGCGCGGCGACCGGCGCGATACGGTCTGCGTCCCAGTCGCAGGTCGTGACCGTCGAGCAGGTGCAGGCCGCCGCGCAGGGCGCGGCGACCGGCGGCATCTCCCAGAGCCAGACCGCGACCGTCGTCCAGATCCAGAGCGCCTCGCAGGGCGCGGCGTCGGGCGCGGTGGTCCAGACCGACGCGCTCGACGCCGTGACGGTCGAGCAGGTGCTCGCGGTCTCGCAGGGCGCGGCCACCGGGGCCGCATCGAGCGCCGCCGAGGAGGGCATCGTGACCGCCCAGCAGATTCGCGCGACCGCTCAGGAGGGCGCGGCCGAGGCGAGTACCGTGGTCGCCGAGAGCCCCGAAATCGACCCGGCGGAGCTACAGGAGGCCGCCAGCTCCGCCGCCGCGACCGCGGCGGCGGAGCTTCCCGACGAGACGCCGGACGAGACCGCGACCACGGAAGCGACGACCGAGACGCCTGAGGTGACACCCACCACGACGACCGAGGGAACGACCGAAGAAACGGCGACGACCACGATAGGAACGACGACCGAGGGAACGACCGAAGCCACGACCACCACGATAGGAACGACGACCGAAGCCACGACCACCACGGAACCGACGACCACCGAAGAGACGACCACAGAGGCCACGACCACAGAGGCCACGACTACCGAAGAGACGACCACAGAACCCACGACGCAAGAGACTACGACCGAAGAACCAACGACGACCCCCGAGACCACCACCGAAGCAACGACGACCGAAGTCGAAGGGGTCGCCAGCGTGACCTTCGAGGACCAGACCGCCGACGACGAGGTCGAGGTCGAGTCGGCCGTCCTCCCCGAGGGCGGGTTCGTCGCGGTCTACGACCGGAACGGCGAGTTCGCGGGGGTCTCGGAGTACCTCGACCCCGGCGAGTACGAGGCGGTCGCGGTCGGACTCGACCGCGACTTCTCGGACCGGCAGGTGATGATCGCGGTCCCCCACCGCGACACCGACGGCGACGAAGAGTTCGGATTCGTCGACGACGCGGAACTCGACGACCCGTATCTGAACGAGACCGACGACCTCGTCTTCGACGGTGCCGTGGTGGACTTCGGCGGCGAGGCGGCCGCGACGACCACCGCCGACCTCCCGACGACCGAGGTTCCGGCGGAACCGGACGAGACCACGACGGCCGAGGAGACCACGGACACGCCGACACTTGAGGAGACCAGGGAAACCACGACGACCGAAGCGGTCACGGAGACGACCGACCTCCCGGAGGAGACGACCACCGAGGAAATAACGGAAACCACGACGACCGAGGAGACTACCACCGAAGAAATAACGGAAACCACGACGACCGAGGACACGACCACCGAAGAGACGACGACAACGCAGGCGACCCCGACCACCGAAGAGACGACGACAACGCAGGCGACCACGACCACCGAGGAGACCCCCGAACTGACGCCGACGCCCCAGGAGACGCCCACCGAGGCCCCGCCCGAGGACGAGGTCTTCGCCAACGTCACCTTCGAGAACCAGACCGCAGACGACGAGGTCGAAGTCGAGTCCGCAGTCGTTCCGGACGGCGGATTCGTCGCGGTCTACGACCCGTTCGGCGAGTTCGCGGGCGTCTCGGAGTACCTCGAACCCGGCGAGTACGAGGAGGTCGCGGTCGAACTCGACCGCGACCTCTCGGGCCAGCAGGCGATGATAGCGGTGGTCCACAACGACACCGACCGCGACGAGGAGTTCGACTACGTCGACACCGACGGCGCGGAGGACCTGCCGTACCTCAACGAGACGGACGAACTCGCGTTCGACGGTGCGGTCGTGGACTTCGGCGGCGAGGAAGTCGCGACGACCACCGCCGACCTCCCGGCGACCGTCGAACCCGGGACGGCGGCCGCGGCGGAGTCGAGGAGTTCGCCGACCGCGCCCGCCGAACCCGGCGCGCTCCTCGGTGTCGTCGGGTTCGCCGGGGCCGCCGTGCTGTTCGCGCGGTCGGCGAGGAGGTAG